From the Pseudomonas syringae KCTC 12500 genome, the window GAGCGTCAAACACTAAACGATCCGCTGCTCCCGCAACCGCTTGTACAGCGTGTTGCGGCTGACGCCCAGACGTTTGGCCAGCCGTGAAATATTCCCGCCTGCCGCTTGAAACAATTGGCCGAGGTCTTCGCTCGAGTGAAGGCGCGTGGCCGACTCCTGAGTCCTGACCGGGGCACGGCATTCCTCATCCGCGTGAGCATCGAGCAGAAAGTCCTCGGGCAGATGGTCAGTGCCGATCGGCTGTTCGTCGGCCAGTGCCAGTGCTACCTGAATCACACTGTTGAGCTGGCGCAGGTTGCCCGGCCAGGGGTGACGCTCGAACAACTCAAGCACTTCTCTGGAGAAGCCCGCGCGCTGATGAGCATCACGGTGCCGCTCCCAGATTCGCTGGACAAGCGCATGTTTGTCCGTCCGCTCGCGCAGGGGCGGGAGTTCGATGCTCAGGCCGCTGATCCGGTAATAAAGATCCTGGCGAAAAAGCCCCGCCTGGACCTGATCGCGCAGGCCTCGGTTGGTGGCTGAAATCAGGCGAATATCGACCGGATACAACTCGCTGCTGCCCAATGGCTGAACGCAGCGCTCTTGCAGCACACGCAGCAGTCGCGCCTGCACCGGCATCGGCATGTCGCCCACCTCATCCAGAAACAGCGTGCCTTTGTCGGCCTTGCGGATCAGGCCGATGCTGCCTTTCTGGTTGGCCCCGGTGAAGGCGCCTCTTTCATAGCCAAACAGCTCGGCCTCGACCAGTTCGGCCGGGATCGCCGCACAATTGACCGCGATCAGCGGCTGGCTGGCGCGCGCACTGGCCTGATGCAGGGCTTTGACAAAGACTTCCTTGCCGACCCCGGTTTCACCATGAATGAGCAGCGGGATGTCTTTTTCCAGCAGCCGCTGCGCCTGACGCACAGCCTTCTCGACCTTCGCATCGCCCAGGCTGATCGCCTGCAGATCAAGGTTTCGTGGTGCAGCAGGCACCTGCGCAGCCTGGACGCAATGCAGCTTCAGTGGTTTGCGAGTCGGGCGCTTGAGCAGGCATTGAAA encodes:
- a CDS encoding sigma-54-dependent Fis family transcriptional regulator — translated: MSQTSASLAHDIIVQDSWTRCRDFGLSHQTRPSFGQLPGAEVSRLLERHNGLVQTTHQEVLPVYENILSNSSCLILLADPQGQLLKSWGAQRFVESSQAQGFMPGASWSERGTGTNAIGTALACEQAIHIEPDEHFLKANRFMTGSASPIFDADRRIIAVLDVSSDSFLPPSHTLGMVKMMSQSVENRLILDQFRDSHFQLIFNTGLNNLDSQWAGLLIFDESGQILCANRRADTLLGTAPAGASIETLFKCPILQLLSETEARPFALHAFGNNRFQCLLKRPTRKPLKLHCVQAAQVPAAPRNLDLQAISLGDAKVEKAVRQAQRLLEKDIPLLIHGETGVGKEVFVKALHQASARASQPLIAVNCAAIPAELVEAELFGYERGAFTGANQKGSIGLIRKADKGTLFLDEVGDMPMPVQARLLRVLQERCVQPLGSSELYPVDIRLISATNRGLRDQVQAGLFRQDLYYRISGLSIELPPLRERTDKHALVQRIWERHRDAHQRAGFSREVLELFERHPWPGNLRQLNSVIQVALALADEQPIGTDHLPEDFLLDAHADEECRAPVRTQESATRLHSSEDLGQLFQAAGGNISRLAKRLGVSRNTLYKRLREQRIV